Within the Epinephelus lanceolatus isolate andai-2023 chromosome 9, ASM4190304v1, whole genome shotgun sequence genome, the region GAAACAAGAAGTTTTGTGGAGAATTTAAAAAGTAGACCTGAGGGAGGAGTTCAAACCCGCCTActttgagtcgagctcagaccggccagttcacaccgctgatacttttctctgcaatgttctcAACTGTTTTGTctcgttgcaaatctttggtctgaactggactttagaCATTTACAGTGAAATTGGACTTTTGACAAAATCTGaatgaaaaacagcagaaaaggttaaaaaaatctgaaaacttTCTGCACAGTGTTATCCAGGTGTCTTGTGTCCACTGGTCAGCTCATGGAAATCCAAACACAACCAAACTGTTATATTTTCAAATCATCCTTCCCTGAAGGAATTAGTTGTGTGCATGCGAACAGCTACTGCAGGTGCTCCACTTTCCTCTACGCCATTTAATAGGAAACTTTTTCTGGCACCACAGAGAGCACAGGGAGGTGatataaaatacatattgtttttgggtgaactattcctttaaacccATGGGACCACTGTTATGTTGTCAGAGTTTGGGGAGGCCAAGACAAAGAGGatgtttgtttggtctgtgaaaGATTCTGACAATTCAGAGAAGTGCTGATCGTGATTGTGAATGTTGTTGGCTCGGGTttgttttaaagatgtttttatctttactgatcggacagacaaacagaaaaggTACGAGAGAGTTGGTGGATGACACGCAGAAAAGGGCCGTAGGTGGGAATCAAACCCGCTGCAAAGAACTCAGCCTACATGAGGCGTGCACTCAACCAGCTGAGCTCAAGGTCACCTCAGGAAGTCCTGAACCTTCAGGTACATCCTCTGCGGACGTGAAGGAGTCAGACGCCTGGGACTGCTCAGGTGATGCAGCAGAGGAACCATCGAAATGGGCTTCGACAAAAAAAGAATTGTCCTGACTAAAAGAAAGACCTCCGCCATGACCTGGACCAACATCTGTACTACTAACGTTTtcagtgcaggacttttacttagTAGTGGagtatttgtacttttactgcagtgtgtgtgtgtgtgtgtgtgtgtgtgtgttactgtaagtgtgtgtagtGTCTTACTTTGCGAGTGCACTCtggttcttcctcttctcttcgTTCTCAGCGTATTCACATTCATTGTTGATCTTCTTCTCCCAGAACGTCttgatgtgctgtctgtcatGGACCAGAGCCAAGTTCATCTGCAGCAACACAACACTCATCGTCACACACTGATAccttaaagagtaactaaacaCACTGGTTCACACTGAGGTGGAGTGCATTGTTTcactgccccctgctggttTAAAGGGTTAAAGTCTGGCACACCTGgaaactgtgatgtcacagtgtaccGGCCACACCTCAGTCAATGTCAAAACCCGTCAGCTATCGGCCTGAAAATGGTTTAGCGTCTGCGGGCAACAGATATCACACAAGACTTCTTCAGCTCATTTCAGCtgatctctataaacagattaTTACATATGAATGTACCTGTTTACAGAGATCACACCTTGATAAGATCTCCAGCTGGTGttgcaacatgttctcatcccaactcgtcagTTCAGTGTCAACATATGATGCTCTGGGTACCCTCCTGCGTCAGGTTTGGATGTTCAGGGACAGCGTATCAATTTACCCTCGTTAgatgcattgtgttttttcaaaataaactttgatttccataggaaatgtacagtttctgcttgttacatgcctacaaactttttcaaaataaacttcatttttatgtttacttcctgaagttaggcaacaaaagtctgtggttacgttcagaaaaaaacccatcatgggttgtcttaaaataagtacagttGTTACTAACGCAACATCATAGGACACACATTAccagtgtagcatgctacacataccaGCACAGTACGTTGTAATTAAAATAACTCCATTAACTTTGGTGTCACACAGGAAACGTACAGTGggctctcaggtgaaagtccagagtttgtttgacccatcctccCCTTGCCCGCCCTGTGTGGATTTTCTTGCTATTTATACTACGGTAGTTGCCAGCGGTGTCACACACAGCAGCCGCCTGTTGTGTATCATACCAACCAGGTCTCagtccgaagtcatcgaaatacagagcttgggcagtgacttgtggcgtcagaaactGCCgcaaaaagccatcctttcacgtcaGCCTGATACGTGGCAGTAAAACGCTCTGCGGCATCAAAGGGAAACACAGCAGAACAAGAATAAAAGTCTGACTAGGGTGGctgggaggggggggggatgggtccaacaaacactgactttcacctgggagagcgatgttcacttcctgtaagattgtgaagccaaaccctgttcttttttcataaatgtaaccatgtgtgtgtgtgtcggctaaatgtaaccacgtgtgtgtgttggctaaacgtaaccatgtgtgtgtcagctaaacgaaaccacgtgtgtgtgttggctaaacgtaaccatgtgtgtgtcggctaaacgaaaccacgtgtgtgtgttggctaaacgtaaccacgtgtgtgttggctaaacgtaaccacgtgtgtgttggctaaacgtaaccacgtgtgtg harbors:
- the LOC117253117 gene encoding protein FAM240B isoform X2, producing the protein MNLALVHDRQHIKTFWEKKINNECEYAENEEKRKNQSALAKLREEWTVRLDNRTKHLKNVSDNYLKKAKVEQTAEQTAEQT